In one Microbacterium invictum genomic region, the following are encoded:
- a CDS encoding RNA polymerase sigma factor, whose amino-acid sequence MSADPTRVLDAVWRMEGARIVASVARATGDVALAEDVSQEAIVEALGSWRENGVPDNPGAWLTAVAKRRAVDAWRRRSALDERHRAIANDLAELTDDAWEPIDDDVLRLVFTACHPALSRESQVALTLRVVGGLTTPEIARMLLVPVPTVQARITRAKKTLHAAKVPFETPDPGEWPGRLQTVLSVVYLIFTEGYAATSGDRWVRADLAVEALRLGRMLTALMPREPDAWGLVALMELQASRFGARTDATGRPVLLNDQDRNRWDRAHILRGRAALARADALGRGRGSYALQAAIAEQHAIAGSFADTDWDAIVVLYEALGRIAPSPVVDLNHAVAVSMATGPGTALTMVDRIAAGGALRGSHLIPSVRGELLARLGRAEEARAELLAAAALTGNEREAEVLRAKAAAVGG is encoded by the coding sequence ATGAGCGCCGACCCGACCCGTGTGCTGGATGCCGTCTGGCGCATGGAGGGCGCGCGCATCGTCGCGTCGGTGGCGAGGGCGACCGGGGACGTCGCCCTCGCCGAGGACGTCTCCCAGGAGGCGATCGTCGAAGCCCTCGGATCGTGGCGCGAGAACGGGGTGCCCGACAACCCCGGCGCGTGGCTGACGGCCGTGGCCAAACGTCGCGCGGTGGACGCGTGGCGCCGCCGCTCGGCGCTCGACGAGCGGCACCGCGCGATCGCGAACGACCTGGCCGAGCTGACCGATGACGCGTGGGAGCCGATCGACGACGACGTGCTGCGGCTCGTCTTCACCGCGTGCCACCCCGCGCTGTCGCGCGAATCGCAGGTCGCTCTGACCCTGCGCGTCGTCGGCGGTCTGACGACACCCGAGATCGCGCGGATGCTGCTGGTGCCCGTCCCGACCGTGCAGGCGCGCATCACCCGGGCGAAGAAGACCCTGCACGCCGCGAAGGTGCCCTTCGAGACGCCGGACCCGGGTGAATGGCCGGGAAGGCTGCAGACCGTCCTGAGCGTGGTCTACCTCATCTTCACCGAGGGGTATGCCGCGACGAGCGGTGACCGATGGGTGCGGGCGGACCTCGCCGTGGAGGCTCTCCGGCTCGGCCGGATGCTCACCGCCCTGATGCCCCGCGAGCCGGATGCCTGGGGGCTCGTGGCCCTCATGGAGCTGCAGGCCTCGCGCTTCGGCGCCCGCACCGACGCCACGGGCCGACCGGTTCTGCTGAACGACCAGGACCGGAACCGATGGGACAGGGCCCACATCCTGCGCGGCCGCGCGGCGCTCGCGCGGGCGGACGCGCTCGGGCGCGGCCGCGGGTCGTATGCGCTGCAGGCCGCGATCGCCGAGCAGCACGCGATCGCGGGATCCTTCGCCGACACGGACTGGGACGCGATCGTCGTGCTCTACGAGGCGCTGGGCCGGATCGCCCCGAGTCCGGTCGTGGATCTCAACCACGCCGTCGCCGTGTCGATGGCCACCGGACCCGGGACGGCGTTGACGATGGTCGACCGGATCGCGGCAGGCGGGGCGCTGCGCGGGTCGCACCTCATCCCGAGCGTGCGGGGCGAGCTGCTCGCACGCCTGGGGCGCGCGGAAGAGGCGCGGGCCGAGCTCTTGGCCGCCGCGGCCCTGACCGGGAACGAGCGTGAGGCCGAGGTGCTGCGGGCGAAGGCCGCCGCCGTCGGTGGGTGA
- a CDS encoding sulfite oxidase-like oxidoreductase, with amino-acid sequence MAQFTRGFGSRRRDADPDLPPGQYLTTDFPVLSAGPTPRIPLTEWSFSIRTETGETARWSWDEFTALPSEEVSTDIHCVTRWSKLGTSWRGVALDTLFEDVETSFDFVMAHSYGGYTTNVPLEDLLDGKAWVAYEFDGEPLDPEHGGPARLLVPHLYFWKSAKWVRGLVMQQHDDPGFWEQNGYHLRGDPWLEERYW; translated from the coding sequence ATGGCCCAATTCACCCGCGGATTCGGCTCGCGTCGGCGCGACGCCGACCCGGATCTACCGCCCGGCCAGTACCTCACCACCGACTTCCCGGTTCTGTCGGCCGGTCCGACGCCGCGCATCCCGCTCACGGAGTGGTCGTTCTCGATCCGCACCGAGACCGGCGAGACGGCGAGGTGGAGCTGGGACGAGTTCACGGCCCTGCCGTCGGAGGAGGTCTCCACCGACATCCACTGCGTCACACGCTGGTCGAAGCTCGGCACCTCGTGGCGCGGCGTCGCGCTCGACACGCTCTTCGAAGACGTCGAGACGAGCTTCGACTTCGTCATGGCGCACTCCTACGGCGGGTACACCACGAACGTGCCGCTCGAAGACCTGCTCGACGGCAAGGCCTGGGTCGCCTACGAGTTCGACGGCGAGCCCCTCGACCCCGAGCACGGCGGCCCGGCCCGGCTGCTCGTGCCGCACCTGTACTTCTGGAAAAGCGCCAAATGGGTACGAGGGCTCGTCATGCAGCAGCACGACGACCCGGGTTTCTGGGAGCAGAACGGCTACCACCTGCGCGGCGACCCTTGGCTGGAGGAGCGGTACTGGTGA
- a CDS encoding FAD-binding oxidoreductase → MRTTGWLPARIAAVRPTTSHARVLTLDVAGWPGNDPGQHLDIRLTAEDGYQAERSYSIASSGPGERVELAVDTVPDGEVSPYLVQAAEVGDMLEVKGPLGAYFVWHETDTDPVQLIAGGSGIVPLLAMARAHDRSASTAPFRLLYSVRTPGDALYRDEILGLSQRSLDLTWAYTREAPEGWAEPVGRLTADRVAAATWPPSQRPLTFICGPTRFVEAAADAMVAAGHDPARVRTERFGG, encoded by the coding sequence GTGAGGACGACCGGGTGGCTGCCGGCGCGGATCGCGGCGGTGCGGCCGACCACGAGCCACGCTCGCGTCCTCACCCTCGATGTGGCCGGCTGGCCCGGGAACGACCCCGGACAGCACCTCGACATCCGCCTCACCGCGGAGGACGGCTACCAGGCGGAACGGTCGTACTCGATCGCGTCGTCTGGTCCGGGTGAGCGCGTCGAACTCGCCGTCGACACCGTGCCCGACGGCGAGGTGTCTCCCTACCTCGTCCAGGCCGCCGAGGTCGGCGACATGCTCGAGGTGAAGGGTCCGCTCGGCGCATACTTCGTCTGGCATGAGACCGACACCGACCCGGTGCAGCTCATCGCCGGAGGGTCGGGAATCGTGCCGCTGCTCGCGATGGCGCGCGCGCACGACAGGTCGGCGAGCACCGCGCCGTTCCGTCTGCTCTACTCGGTGCGCACACCCGGCGACGCGCTCTACCGCGACGAGATCCTGGGCCTGTCTCAGCGCTCGCTCGACCTCACCTGGGCCTACACCCGCGAAGCGCCGGAGGGATGGGCCGAGCCCGTCGGGCGCCTCACCGCCGACCGGGTCGCGGCGGCGACCTGGCCGCCCTCGCAGCGTCCCCTCACCTTCATCTGCGGGCCGACGCGGTTCGTCGAAGCCGCCGCAGACGCCATGGTCGCCGCCGGCCACGACCCGGCCCGCGTCCGCACCGAACGATTCGGAGGATGA
- a CDS encoding DUF6510 family protein, producing MTMSDDQTGSTDQANDRATHPGRDDPHTAHIVDGNAVVGALQDLLAGDLSMLMLECGGCRATAPLAEWRVEADRDAFIVRCRSCTHTLWTLLRDDRGAVLRVAGACDIRPAAV from the coding sequence ATGACGATGTCCGACGACCAGACCGGGTCCACCGACCAGGCGAACGACCGCGCCACGCACCCGGGCCGAGACGATCCTCACACCGCGCATATCGTCGACGGCAACGCGGTGGTCGGCGCCCTCCAGGATCTCCTTGCCGGAGACCTCAGCATGCTGATGCTGGAATGCGGGGGATGCCGCGCCACGGCGCCGCTCGCCGAATGGCGCGTCGAGGCCGACCGCGATGCCTTCATCGTGCGGTGCCGATCGTGCACGCATACCCTCTGGACGCTGCTGCGGGATGACCGCGGCGCGGTGCTGCGGGTGGCTGGAGCCTGCGACATCCGGCCGGCGGCGGTGTAG
- a CDS encoding DUF1349 domain-containing protein, whose translation MSTSIFPRPIDWAEGRWTHEPAAVERRGDELVVTAVEGSDAWLRTAYGFEHASEHGLIAPLPVGRAMEVEFTADFTEQFDQAGIFVRIDAERWIKSGVEFCDGELGAGAVVTDRRSDWSVGAVPEWSGRRLVIRVSRGEDAITVRGGVAGGAAGEAMRLLRLAPFDGAADAAAGPLVAAPSRAGLTVVFHAWRMTAADASIH comes from the coding sequence ATGAGCACTTCGATCTTCCCCCGCCCGATCGACTGGGCCGAAGGCCGCTGGACCCATGAGCCCGCGGCCGTCGAGCGGCGCGGCGACGAACTGGTCGTCACGGCCGTCGAGGGAAGCGACGCGTGGCTGCGCACGGCGTACGGGTTCGAGCACGCGTCCGAGCACGGCCTCATCGCCCCGCTCCCCGTCGGCAGGGCGATGGAGGTGGAGTTCACCGCCGACTTCACCGAGCAGTTCGACCAGGCCGGCATCTTCGTGCGGATCGACGCGGAACGGTGGATCAAGAGCGGTGTCGAGTTCTGCGACGGCGAGCTCGGCGCGGGAGCGGTGGTCACCGACCGCCGCTCGGACTGGTCGGTCGGCGCGGTGCCGGAATGGAGCGGCCGTCGACTGGTCATCCGGGTCAGCCGGGGTGAGGATGCGATCACCGTGCGCGGCGGCGTTGCCGGCGGTGCCGCCGGCGAGGCTATGCGGCTGCTTCGGCTCGCCCCGTTCGACGGCGCCGCCGACGCCGCGGCGGGGCCGCTCGTGGCAGCGCCTTCCCGAGCGGGTCTGACGGTGGTGTTCCACGCCTGGCGGATGACGGCGGCCGACGCGTCGATCCACTGA